CCACCGCCGTGCCTTTGCTGACATTTTTCCAAGCACTTCGGCGTTGATGACTGCATTGTCAATGCTGCTAATTGACTCGAAAAGCGCAAGCCCGAGGATTGTTAGTATCATTGCCAAAATTTCCATTAAGTAGGGTATTGGCGCATTTAGTTAATATTCGTTATTGCCAGACCCTTCCATGCGATTCTCGTATCCGTCAATTGTCGTTTGTCTGTTTGGTTTTTTCCAAAACAAATATAAAGTTTAGTCTCAAACCTTAGTTAGTCTTTTAGTGATTGCAGGAAAAATATCTAATCTTGAATAGATGGGAAAGTGATTTTATGGCAAAAATGCAGGCACTTCAAAAACCCACAAGTGCGCCTGGAGCAAAGCTTGTTGATGCAGAAATTCCAAAAATAGGCCCAAACGAGGCGCTTGTTGAGATAAAGGCGACTTCCATTTGCGGAACAGACATACATATTTACAAATGGGACAAGTGGGCATCAGGCAGGATAAAGACTCCGCTGATATTCGGCCATGAGTTTTCAGGCGAGGTCATTGAGGTTGGGAAAAACGTCTCAAGTGTGAAGATGGGCGACTGCGTGTCAGGCGAGACCCATATCTATTGCGGCTCGTGCTTTCAGTGCACAAGTGGAAACGCGCACGTATGCGAGAATGTGAAGCTTAGGGGGATAGATGTGCAGGGGTGCTTTTCACAATTTCATGCAGCGCCTGCAAACACACTTTGGGTGAATGACAAATCAATACCCCATGAGCTTGCATCTGCCCAAGAGCCGCTTGGAAATGCGGTGCACACAGTGTTTGACGGAGAGGTTGCAGGGCAGATTGTGCTTGTCTATGGCTGCGGGCCTATAGGCGTTTGCGCTGCAGCACTTTGCAGGCAGGCGGGGGCGGCTATGACCATTGCGGTTGACAGGCTTGAGCGCAAGCTGAAAATGGCGAAAAGCTTTGGCGCAGATGTTGTGCTTGACAACAGTAAAGTTGATGTTGTCAAGGAAATAAAAGACATCACAAACGGACATGGGGTTGATGTCTTTCTTGAGATGTCTGGTGCGCCTGTTGCCTTCAAGCACGGCTTTTCGCTTTTGCGCCCCGAGGGAAGGGCAAGCCTTCTTGGAATACCTTCCGAGCCAGTTTCATTTAACATGGCAGAAGACATAGTTTTCCGCTCTGCAAGGATCCATGGCATAAACGGCAGGCGTATTTGGGAAACGTGGCACAAATCTGCAGCATTTTTGAAAACCGGCAAGATTGACCTTGCAAAGCTTGTGACGCACAAGTTTGGCATGACCCAATATGAAAAGGCGTTTGAAGTTATGGCAAGCGGCGAGTCTGGCAAAGTCGTCATGTTCCCAGGAAAATAAAGGAAATGAGGAAATTGCAGGAAGTGAAATTGTAAAATGCCAAAGCCTAATGCCTCGGATTGAACCTTGTTTTTGCAGCCGCCTTTGAAAGCCTGTCAGAAAGCGCGCGACCGACCCCATCCAGGCTGACTTTCTGAGCATAAATCGTCCTGATGCCCTCAGTGTCGCATTTTCTGAAAAACGAAAATACTTTTTTTGCGTAATCTTTCATGTTTCTTGGCTTGCATGCAATAACCCCAATTCCTGCCACTGCATCAAGACCGATATAGGCGATTCTCGCAGAAAAACGCGGTTTTATTTTGCTTGTCGCGATAATTTGGTTAGCTTGGTAATCGGCAAGTTTTTGCATGCCCTTGATATTAGGGACTAAGACCACTTTCGCCTTTGGAGAGTAATGCCTGTATTTCATGCCGGGGCTTAGGGCTTTTCTGAATTTGAGCGGCACTGCGACTTTGCCCACCGCCTCTTCAATTTTCTCCAATGAAAGCGCCCCTGGCCTTAATAATACCGGGATTTGTTTTGTGCAGTCAATGACTGTGGATTCAAGGCCGTGGGCGCATGTGTGGCCTGCGATTATCGCATCAATTCTGCCGCCCAAATCGTGGTGCACATGTTCCCAGCTAGTCGGGCTTGGCCTGCCAGACAAATTTGCAGAGGGTGCTGCAATTGGAACACCGCAATCTTTTAGGAACTGTCTTGTGAGAACTGGAGAGGGCATCCTCACGCAGACACTTTGGAGCCCTGCCGTGACTGCCATTGGTATCTTGCCTGATTTTTTTAGAACAAGTGATAGCGGCCCTGGAAAAAAAGTTTTGATTAGTTTTTTTGCATTGCCATTTAGTTCTTTGGCAACGGCAGGTATTTGGCGCTTTGACCATATGTGGACTATTAAAGGATTGTCTGAAGGCCTCCCCTTTGCCGCAAATATTTTTCGCACGGCAGTTGCATCAAGTGCGTTTGCACCAAGGCCATAAACAGTTTCTGTTGGAAAGGCAACAAGCCCTCCAGACTTGATGATTTGAGCCGCCTCCTTAAGCCCAAAGGCAGAGGTTTGAATGGAACCTGGAGCGCGTATATTTTGCTTTTTGGAGACGGCTTTTGCTCGCCTTGACACAAAGATGATTTTTGTTTTCATTAAAATACACACTTAAAATTGCAGCTGCGATTATGCAAATCAGGACATGTCTTATGCCAATATGCACTTTCATTAGTTGTTAAGCTGCCACATGTTTTAATACGCGTTAGATTGGCAAGGAACGTCAAAACAACCCCGATTTTGGAGGATATGCTCTTAAACCATCATCAGCCTAACCACAAATATGGAAAAACTATTTGCAATATTCGCCTTTGCCGTACTTTTGTTATCAGGCTGCATTGACAAGCCAACATATGAAGGACGGGCATTTGAAAATGAACCACAAGAGAACAAGGAATGGGAAGGCCCTGATGGTTCGTATCCAAGAGAAAACAACCGGAAGATTTCTCCGGTTCAAAATGCCCCGGATACTTATGTGAAACCCCAATTACAGGATATCAAGCAGACGCCGGCTTCGGATTGCAAAAAACCTGCTTTCACAGAGTATTTAGTAGAC
This genomic stretch from Candidatus Parvarchaeota archaeon harbors:
- a CDS encoding L-threonine 3-dehydrogenase, with protein sequence MAKMQALQKPTSAPGAKLVDAEIPKIGPNEALVEIKATSICGTDIHIYKWDKWASGRIKTPLIFGHEFSGEVIEVGKNVSSVKMGDCVSGETHIYCGSCFQCTSGNAHVCENVKLRGIDVQGCFSQFHAAPANTLWVNDKSIPHELASAQEPLGNAVHTVFDGEVAGQIVLVYGCGPIGVCAAALCRQAGAAMTIAVDRLERKLKMAKSFGADVVLDNSKVDVVKEIKDITNGHGVDVFLEMSGAPVAFKHGFSLLRPEGRASLLGIPSEPVSFNMAEDIVFRSARIHGINGRRIWETWHKSAAFLKTGKIDLAKLVTHKFGMTQYEKAFEVMASGESGKVVMFPGK
- a CDS encoding threonylcarbamoyl-AMP synthase, with protein sequence MKTKIIFVSRRAKAVSKKQNIRAPGSIQTSAFGLKEAAQIIKSGGLVAFPTETVYGLGANALDATAVRKIFAAKGRPSDNPLIVHIWSKRQIPAVAKELNGNAKKLIKTFFPGPLSLVLKKSGKIPMAVTAGLQSVCVRMPSPVLTRQFLKDCGVPIAAPSANLSGRPSPTSWEHVHHDLGGRIDAIIAGHTCAHGLESTVIDCTKQIPVLLRPGALSLEKIEEAVGKVAVPLKFRKALSPGMKYRHYSPKAKVVLVPNIKGMQKLADYQANQIIATSKIKPRFSARIAYIGLDAVAGIGVIACKPRNMKDYAKKVFSFFRKCDTEGIRTIYAQKVSLDGVGRALSDRLSKAAAKTRFNPRH